A genomic stretch from Desulfohalobium retbaense DSM 5692 includes:
- a CDS encoding 4Fe-4S dicluster domain-containing protein, producing MQGKSFFIDLTRCTACRGCQVACKQWHKLPAEETRNWGSHQNPKDLSFITYKLVRFQEITQNGRMQDWLFFPEQCRHCVDPPCKLTADMYDDKAILQDPVTGAVIFTERTKKLDIMEIRGSCPYDIPRQDADSKIMGKCDMCLDRVQNGLLPACVQVCPTGAMNFGDREEMMDLAKERLKTVQKRYPEAVLGDAEAVRVIYLYARKPEQYHSFAVASAAPLRQFTRKELLARLRKPVTTMLG from the coding sequence ATGCAAGGCAAGAGTTTCTTTATAGACTTGACGCGCTGTACCGCCTGCCGCGGGTGCCAAGTGGCGTGTAAGCAATGGCACAAGCTGCCGGCGGAAGAGACCCGGAATTGGGGTTCGCACCAGAACCCGAAGGATCTCTCGTTTATCACCTATAAACTGGTCCGGTTTCAGGAGATTACTCAAAACGGCCGGATGCAGGATTGGCTGTTCTTTCCGGAACAATGCCGTCATTGCGTGGATCCGCCGTGTAAGCTCACTGCGGACATGTACGACGACAAGGCCATTCTGCAGGATCCCGTGACCGGAGCGGTGATCTTCACCGAACGGACGAAAAAACTGGATATCATGGAGATCCGTGGTTCGTGTCCCTATGATATCCCCCGGCAGGACGCCGATTCCAAGATCATGGGCAAATGTGATATGTGCCTGGATCGGGTCCAAAACGGCCTGTTGCCCGCCTGTGTCCAGGTTTGTCCGACCGGAGCCATGAACTTCGGCGACCGCGAGGAAATGATGGACCTGGCCAAGGAGCGGCTCAAGACCGTGCAGAAACGGTATCCGGAGGCCGTTCTCGGCGACGCCGAAGCGGTCCGGGTCATCTACCTCTACGCCCGTAAGCCCGAGCAATACCATTCATTTGCCGTGGCCTCGGCCGCCCCGTTGCGGCAGTTCACGCGCAAGGAATTGCTGGCCAGGTTGCGCAAACCGGTCACCACCATGCTCGGTTGA
- a CDS encoding response regulator, which yields MAEILVLDDVSDAGELVRRILERKGHSVHAFTEEEEALAHVREAQVDVAILDMKLKKMSGVEVLEELLRIAPQTKVLMLTGYPTLETARESLQLGAKQYLVKPIDKDELEEKVAEVLAEA from the coding sequence ATGGCGGAGATTTTGGTACTTGATGATGTCTCGGATGCCGGGGAATTGGTGCGCCGTATTCTGGAACGCAAAGGCCATTCGGTGCATGCCTTCACCGAAGAAGAAGAGGCCTTGGCCCATGTGCGCGAGGCGCAGGTGGATGTGGCCATTTTGGATATGAAGCTCAAGAAAATGAGCGGGGTCGAAGTGTTGGAAGAGTTGCTGCGCATCGCCCCGCAGACCAAGGTCTTGATGCTCACCGGCTATCCGACCCTGGAAACCGCTCGGGAATCGCTGCAGTTGGGGGCCAAGCAATATCTCGTCAAGCCCATCGACAAGGACGAGCTTGAGGAAAAGGTCGCCGAGGTGCTGGCCGAGGCATAG
- a CDS encoding ATP-binding protein, translating into MLSWRWPFGRLRFRSKLGWGMAAIVLVFGLLLGHLLTDMAAHSLLEQHHKLGETVARNLARRAAEPLLATDLLRLENMVDEVTARTENAEYAFVVDAAHQVLAHSFERGFPVELIAANMPEDNRSHRQLLRSQPGLIDDFAAPVLIEGDRIGWVRVGVSRGAVSKTYTRLWMVGLGLTLAAIAFGLVLVSLFARTVARRLARLRDCAEEIVKGNLDVVSSEDNRVNCWEIMDCQMGNCPAYGEKRLRCWYQAGTLCPQCGPGGYPDKLSSCRHCPVYRRCAGDELQELAEAFDVMAATLKDYLGQIQTARQDMARQRQLLRTILDVTPDLVSLQDVNLVYQAANKAFCKYFNLEEKDIVGRTDFDIFSEAQADQNYHEDKQILVTGEALSKEIAVAGERNRRWFHILKVPVYDRDRITGLLLTARDITVVKQYQEQLVHSQKMEDLGRLAGGIAHEINTPLGIILGYTQLLLEDFEEGTQSRTDLETIEKQARICRKLVADLLGFSRQSGFTRAEMELNDSIREVISLVEHTFSLNKVWIRSDFDANIPPIEADKERLKQVWMNLFNNAFDAIGEDGFIFVRTKLCAHRRRVVVTVADTGPGIGEDDLDKIFDPFFSTKPVGKGTGLGLSVTFGIIKDHGGRINALSPAPNEYMPSEMEEQIQIGAGTVFIIELPVVDDVLPEDECEEATRHVVRSEQSSA; encoded by the coding sequence ATGCTTAGCTGGCGCTGGCCCTTTGGCCGCCTGCGTTTCCGGAGCAAACTCGGGTGGGGGATGGCCGCGATTGTTCTTGTCTTTGGCTTGCTCCTGGGGCACCTGCTCACGGACATGGCCGCGCATTCCCTTCTTGAGCAGCACCACAAACTCGGCGAGACCGTGGCTCGCAATCTGGCGCGACGGGCGGCGGAACCCCTGCTGGCTACGGATCTGCTCCGGCTGGAGAATATGGTGGATGAAGTCACCGCCCGCACAGAAAACGCTGAGTATGCCTTTGTCGTTGACGCGGCGCACCAGGTTTTGGCCCATTCCTTTGAGCGCGGGTTTCCGGTTGAGCTTATTGCAGCCAATATGCCTGAGGACAACCGCAGTCACCGTCAATTGTTGCGCAGTCAACCCGGTTTGATTGACGATTTTGCCGCGCCGGTGCTTATCGAGGGTGACCGGATCGGGTGGGTCAGGGTGGGGGTCTCCCGGGGGGCGGTGTCCAAGACCTATACCCGGTTGTGGATGGTCGGGCTGGGACTGACCCTTGCAGCCATTGCCTTCGGACTGGTCCTGGTCTCCCTTTTTGCCCGAACCGTTGCCCGCCGCCTGGCCCGGCTTCGTGATTGTGCCGAAGAAATCGTTAAAGGGAATCTGGACGTTGTCAGCTCTGAGGACAATCGGGTCAATTGTTGGGAAATCATGGATTGCCAGATGGGCAATTGCCCGGCGTATGGGGAGAAACGGCTGCGTTGCTGGTATCAGGCTGGTACCCTGTGCCCCCAATGCGGTCCGGGCGGCTACCCCGACAAACTTTCGTCTTGCCGCCATTGCCCGGTTTACCGACGCTGTGCCGGGGACGAACTCCAGGAATTGGCCGAGGCCTTCGATGTCATGGCCGCCACGTTGAAGGATTATTTGGGGCAGATCCAGACGGCGCGCCAGGATATGGCCCGGCAGCGGCAGTTGCTGCGCACCATCCTCGACGTTACCCCGGATCTGGTCAGTCTGCAGGACGTGAATCTGGTGTACCAGGCCGCAAACAAAGCGTTTTGCAAGTATTTCAATCTCGAAGAAAAAGACATTGTCGGCCGGACCGATTTTGATATTTTTTCCGAAGCCCAGGCCGACCAGAACTACCATGAAGACAAGCAGATTCTGGTCACTGGAGAGGCGCTGTCCAAAGAGATCGCCGTGGCCGGAGAGCGCAACCGGCGCTGGTTCCATATTCTCAAAGTACCGGTGTACGACAGGGATCGGATTACGGGTCTGCTTCTCACAGCCCGGGACATCACCGTGGTCAAGCAATACCAGGAACAACTCGTACATTCGCAAAAAATGGAGGATCTCGGGCGGTTGGCCGGAGGGATCGCTCATGAGATCAATACCCCTCTGGGCATCATCCTGGGGTATACGCAGCTTTTGCTCGAAGATTTCGAGGAAGGGACCCAGAGTCGTACCGATCTGGAAACCATTGAGAAGCAGGCCCGGATCTGCCGCAAGCTGGTGGCTGATCTGCTCGGTTTTTCCCGGCAGTCGGGATTTACCCGGGCGGAGATGGAACTCAACGATTCCATTCGGGAAGTCATTTCCCTGGTCGAACACACCTTCAGTCTGAATAAAGTCTGGATTCGCAGTGACTTCGACGCCAATATCCCGCCCATCGAAGCGGATAAGGAGCGTTTGAAACAGGTGTGGATGAATCTGTTCAACAACGCCTTTGACGCCATAGGCGAGGACGGGTTTATCTTTGTGCGCACCAAATTGTGCGCCCACAGGCGCCGGGTCGTGGTCACCGTGGCCGATACCGGTCCCGGTATCGGGGAGGATGATCTGGACAAGATTTTCGATCCCTTTTTCAGTACCAAACCGGTGGGCAAGGGAACCGGTCTGGGGCTCTCGGTGACCTTTGGGATCATCAAGGACCATGGCGGGCGGATCAATGCCTTGAGTCCGGCGCCCAACGAATACATGCCCTCGGAAATGGAAGAGCAGATTCAAATCGGCGCTGGCACGGTGTTTATTATCGAATTGCCGGTGGTCGATGACGTCTTGCCCGAAGATGAATGCGAGGAGGCCACCCGTCATGTGGTGCGCAGCGAACAGAGCTCTGCATGA
- a CDS encoding phosphate/phosphite/phosphonate ABC transporter substrate-binding protein: MTFILVLCLGAFAGCDTEDSPVHVDWDKREELRLEPQREALTYAYLPQYSHTVSYQRHNKLVEYLRRTTGLPIRQVYPDTFDEHIHMVAQGKIDISFSNPMVYAKIAEQFGARAFARIVEPNGRAQFRGQIICRRDNKAITSLADCRGKSWIAVDPYSAGGYLFDLGVFLEHGLTREDFSEIAFAPGPGGKQEKVALAVFAGRYDIGSIREGTLDIVKDTIDVDQLRILAHTPWYPGWVYAARKGLPDKTIAKIRQALLDLDLAHPRDQEILDRAGFKAIIPSSDADYEPVRALMRTIGVEGDA, encoded by the coding sequence ATGACTTTTATTTTGGTCCTCTGTCTGGGAGCTTTCGCCGGGTGCGATACGGAAGATTCCCCTGTGCACGTGGATTGGGACAAACGTGAAGAGCTCCGTCTAGAGCCCCAGCGGGAGGCGCTGACCTACGCCTATTTGCCCCAATACTCGCATACGGTGTCCTACCAGCGGCACAACAAATTGGTGGAGTATCTCCGCCGGACCACCGGCCTGCCGATTCGTCAAGTCTATCCCGACACCTTTGACGAACACATCCACATGGTCGCTCAGGGCAAGATCGATATCTCGTTTTCCAATCCCATGGTCTACGCCAAGATCGCCGAACAATTCGGGGCGAGGGCCTTCGCGCGTATCGTGGAGCCCAACGGCCGGGCCCAGTTCCGGGGGCAGATCATCTGTCGCAGGGACAACAAGGCCATCACCTCCCTCGCCGATTGCCGGGGCAAGAGTTGGATCGCGGTGGATCCGTATTCGGCTGGCGGGTATCTTTTTGATCTCGGCGTCTTTCTCGAGCACGGCCTGACGCGAGAGGATTTTTCCGAAATCGCCTTCGCCCCCGGTCCGGGCGGCAAACAGGAGAAAGTGGCCCTGGCGGTCTTTGCGGGCCGCTACGATATCGGGTCGATACGTGAAGGGACCCTGGACATTGTCAAGGACACCATCGACGTCGATCAGCTCCGGATCCTGGCCCACACCCCGTGGTACCCCGGCTGGGTCTATGCGGCGCGCAAGGGGCTACCGGACAAGACCATCGCCAAAATCCGGCAGGCCCTGCTGGATCTGGACCTGGCCCACCCGCGGGACCAGGAAATTTTGGACAGGGCGGGGTTCAAGGCCATTATTCCCTCGAGCGACGCCGATTACGAACCGGTGCGTGCGTTGATGCGCACTATTGGAGTGGAAGGTGATGCTTAG
- the fdnG gene encoding formate dehydrogenase-N subunit alpha, giving the protein MTFTRRHFLKLSASAAAVTAFGGLGFSLKPTAAQAQLLKLRWAKETTSICCYCAVGCGLIVHTSQEGQGRAINVEGDPDHPVSEGSLCAKGAAIFNLGENEDRITSVLYRAPGSEKWQETSWDWALDTIAKRVKETRDATFTRTNAQGQEVNRCNGLASVGSAAIDNEECWVYQAMLRSLGLVYIEHQARIUHSATVAALAESFGRGAMTNHWIDIKNSDCILIMGSNAAENHPVSFKWVTKAQEKGAQLIHVDPRYTRTSAKADIYAPLRSGSDIAFLGGLIKYLTDKEMVNWEYVINYTNATFILSDEYGFEDGLFAGFDPKTKSYDKSKWSFVLDENGVPKRDTNLADPRCVYNLMRKHYERYTLDKVSKATGTPKEDLLKVYKAYAASYKADKSATIMYAMGWTQHTVGVQNIRAMAMIQLLLGNIGVAGGGVNALRGESNVQGSTDHCLLYHILPGYLKTPKASQPTLQAYNEAYTPVSNDPKSANWWQHYPKYSASLIKAMYKDAPIEKGYKWLPKLDDGKGYSFLELFDAMYREEIKGFFAWGQNPASGLANSNKSREALSKLDWMVVTNIFDNETASFWKGPNMDPKSVDTEVFFLPCAVSIEKEGSITNSGRWMQWRYEGPKPLPNTKTDGDMIVELTKRLQKLYANEGGTYSEPIVNLSTELWEKNGKYDPHKVAKLINGFFLKDVTVRGKSFKAGDQVPSFAYLLEDGTTTSGNWLYCNSYTNEGNMAARRDKSQTKMQANIGLYPNWSWCWPVNRRIIYNRASVDLKGKPYAPDKPVIKWTGDSWAGDVPDGGWPPGEKHAFIMRKHGFGQIFGPGRADGPFPEYYEPLECPLEEHPFSSQLHNPTALTFEGAMDKRRSCDPRYPFVGTTYRVTEHWQSGVMTRWQPWLIEAEPELFVEMSPELAKMRGIENGERVIVESARGQVKAVAMVTPRMQPFTIMGQVIHQIGLPWHYGWVYPKDSGDAANLLTPSVGDANTGIPETKAFMVNVRKI; this is encoded by the coding sequence ATGACTTTCACCCGAAGACATTTTCTGAAGCTCTCCGCTTCGGCTGCGGCAGTCACCGCATTCGGCGGGCTGGGATTCAGCCTGAAGCCGACCGCGGCACAGGCTCAGCTGCTGAAATTGCGCTGGGCCAAGGAAACCACATCCATCTGTTGTTATTGCGCGGTAGGGTGTGGACTGATCGTCCATACCTCCCAGGAAGGACAGGGCCGGGCCATCAATGTCGAAGGCGATCCGGACCACCCCGTCAGTGAAGGCTCCTTGTGCGCCAAAGGGGCGGCCATTTTCAACCTGGGCGAGAACGAAGACCGCATCACTTCGGTTCTTTATCGCGCTCCGGGCAGCGAGAAGTGGCAGGAAACATCCTGGGATTGGGCCCTGGACACCATCGCCAAACGGGTCAAGGAAACCCGTGACGCCACGTTTACCCGGACTAATGCCCAAGGGCAGGAAGTCAATCGGTGCAACGGCTTGGCCTCTGTTGGCTCCGCCGCCATCGACAACGAAGAGTGCTGGGTCTATCAGGCCATGCTGCGCTCTCTGGGCCTGGTGTATATCGAGCACCAGGCGCGTATCTGACACTCCGCAACGGTAGCGGCTCTGGCAGAGTCGTTCGGACGCGGTGCGATGACCAATCACTGGATCGACATCAAAAACAGTGATTGCATTTTGATCATGGGCAGTAACGCTGCCGAAAACCACCCTGTCTCCTTCAAGTGGGTGACCAAGGCCCAGGAAAAAGGGGCCCAACTGATCCATGTCGACCCCAGGTACACGCGGACTTCGGCCAAGGCCGATATCTACGCCCCCTTGCGTTCCGGTTCCGACATCGCGTTTCTTGGCGGTTTGATCAAATATCTGACCGACAAGGAAATGGTGAACTGGGAATACGTCATCAATTATACCAACGCGACATTTATCCTGAGCGACGAGTACGGCTTCGAAGACGGCCTTTTTGCCGGCTTTGATCCCAAGACCAAGAGTTACGATAAATCCAAGTGGAGCTTTGTCCTCGACGAAAACGGCGTCCCCAAACGGGACACCAACCTGGCGGATCCCCGGTGTGTCTACAACCTCATGCGCAAACACTACGAACGCTACACCCTGGATAAGGTCTCCAAGGCGACCGGGACGCCCAAGGAAGACCTGCTCAAAGTGTACAAAGCGTACGCGGCGTCCTATAAAGCCGACAAATCCGCGACGATCATGTACGCCATGGGCTGGACCCAGCATACCGTCGGCGTCCAGAACATCCGCGCCATGGCCATGATCCAGCTTCTGCTGGGCAATATTGGCGTGGCTGGCGGCGGCGTGAACGCCCTGCGCGGCGAGTCCAATGTGCAGGGGTCCACGGACCATTGCCTCCTGTACCACATTCTGCCGGGGTATCTGAAGACGCCCAAGGCGTCGCAACCGACGCTCCAGGCCTATAATGAAGCCTACACTCCGGTCAGCAATGACCCCAAATCCGCCAATTGGTGGCAGCATTATCCGAAGTACTCGGCCAGCTTGATCAAGGCCATGTACAAGGACGCCCCGATTGAAAAAGGGTACAAATGGCTGCCCAAACTTGACGACGGCAAAGGGTATTCCTTCCTGGAACTCTTTGACGCCATGTACAGAGAAGAGATCAAAGGCTTTTTCGCCTGGGGACAAAACCCCGCCAGCGGTCTGGCCAACTCGAACAAATCCCGTGAAGCGCTGTCCAAATTGGACTGGATGGTCGTGACCAACATCTTCGACAATGAAACAGCCTCGTTTTGGAAGGGCCCGAACATGGATCCCAAGTCCGTGGACACCGAGGTCTTCTTCCTGCCGTGCGCTGTGTCTATCGAGAAGGAAGGTTCGATCACCAACTCTGGACGCTGGATGCAGTGGCGGTACGAAGGGCCGAAGCCCCTGCCGAACACCAAGACAGACGGGGACATGATCGTCGAGCTGACCAAACGGCTCCAAAAGCTCTACGCCAATGAAGGCGGCACCTACAGTGAGCCGATCGTCAATCTGAGCACCGAACTGTGGGAAAAGAACGGCAAATACGATCCACACAAGGTGGCCAAGCTGATCAACGGTTTCTTCCTCAAGGACGTCACCGTCCGCGGCAAATCCTTCAAGGCCGGGGATCAGGTCCCGAGTTTCGCCTATCTCCTGGAAGACGGGACCACGACCTCGGGCAACTGGCTGTACTGCAATTCGTACACCAATGAGGGCAATATGGCCGCCCGGCGCGACAAATCCCAGACCAAGATGCAGGCCAATATCGGTCTGTATCCGAATTGGTCCTGGTGTTGGCCGGTCAATCGGCGGATCATCTACAACCGGGCTTCCGTGGATCTCAAAGGCAAACCGTACGCGCCCGACAAACCGGTCATCAAATGGACCGGGGACAGCTGGGCCGGCGATGTTCCCGACGGTGGCTGGCCTCCGGGCGAAAAGCACGCCTTTATCATGCGCAAGCATGGCTTTGGTCAGATTTTCGGCCCCGGCCGGGCTGATGGACCGTTCCCGGAATACTACGAACCCTTGGAGTGCCCGCTGGAAGAACATCCGTTCTCCTCGCAACTGCACAATCCAACGGCGCTGACCTTTGAGGGGGCCATGGACAAACGGCGTTCCTGCGATCCGCGCTATCCGTTTGTCGGCACGACCTATCGGGTCACCGAACACTGGCAAAGCGGAGTCATGACCCGTTGGCAGCCGTGGCTTATCGAAGCCGAACCGGAACTGTTCGTGGAAATGAGCCCGGAACTGGCCAAGATGCGCGGCATCGAGAACGGGGAACGAGTCATCGTGGAATCCGCCCGGGGTCAGGTCAAAGCTGTGGCCATGGTTACCCCGCGGATGCAGCCCTTTACGATTATGGGGCAGGTCATCCACCAGATCGGGCTCCCCTGGCATTACGGTTGGGTCTACCCCAAAGACAGCGGTGACGCGGCCAATCTGCTCACACCGTCTGTCGGGGATGCGAATACCGGTATTCCCGAAACCAAGGCCTTCATGGTCAATGTTCGCAAGATTTAA